In one window of Pseudomonas chlororaphis subsp. chlororaphis DNA:
- a CDS encoding DUF6124 family protein yields MKKLVPDPPLPGQFSPPEHDLATQRIRLALAANTAETSILGNLKATAPAAVGRDALFSVRPGVSAEEALVHVSLLLDCAVQVSDEISERASGVERGLIWSMIHSVEMANAVVSALLDTNRPAEAGAGR; encoded by the coding sequence ATGAAAAAGCTTGTCCCCGATCCGCCCCTGCCCGGGCAATTCAGCCCCCCCGAACACGATCTCGCCACCCAGCGCATCCGCCTGGCCCTGGCCGCGAATACAGCTGAAACCTCAATCCTCGGCAACCTGAAAGCCACCGCCCCGGCAGCCGTGGGCCGTGACGCCCTGTTCAGCGTCCGCCCCGGCGTCAGCGCCGAAGAGGCCTTGGTGCATGTGTCGCTGCTACTGGATTGCGCGGTACAGGTCAGCGACGAGATCAGCGAACGCGCCAGCGGTGTGGAGCGCGGGCTGATCTGGTCGATGATCCACTCGGTGGAGATGGCCAATGCCGTAGTGAGCGCGTTGCTCGACACTAACCGGCCGGCCGAGGCTGGCGCGGGGCGTTAA
- a CDS encoding DUF3828 domain-containing protein, with amino-acid sequence MRKLFPLLLLAAAFHQPLALADCASSPKPVAEAFYNWYLQSFSNEKDPITDDLSHLQQYVTQTLIERIKKQMSSPEGLEEDYFLKTQDYMDEWLTQIKVSEPQVQGTSARESVTLGNTPDTTQIVDLLLVKDKGCWKINEVLATTDQSE; translated from the coding sequence ATGAGAAAGCTGTTCCCCCTGCTGCTCCTCGCCGCGGCTTTCCATCAACCCCTCGCGCTCGCTGACTGCGCCAGCTCGCCCAAGCCAGTGGCCGAGGCCTTCTACAACTGGTACCTGCAAAGTTTCAGCAACGAAAAAGACCCGATCACCGATGACCTGTCGCACCTGCAGCAGTACGTCACGCAAACGCTGATCGAACGGATCAAGAAACAGATGAGCAGCCCCGAGGGTCTGGAAGAGGACTACTTTCTCAAGACCCAGGACTACATGGATGAGTGGCTGACCCAGATCAAGGTCAGCGAACCGCAGGTGCAAGGCACCTCGGCGCGTGAGTCGGTGACCCTGGGCAATACGCCGGATACCACGCAGATCGTCGACCTGCTGCTGGTCAAGGACAAAGGCTGCTGGAAGATCAACGAGGTGCTGGCCACCACGGATCAGAGCGAGTGA
- a CDS encoding addiction module antidote protein, whose amino-acid sequence MNEPLFDYDPATALRDPQAIALFMADAFETGDAGYIAKALGVVARAKGMTELAHETGLSREQLYRSFSEKGNPTLKTLLAVMRALGLDMTARVHGAS is encoded by the coding sequence ATGAACGAACCGCTATTCGACTATGACCCCGCCACGGCCTTGCGCGACCCGCAAGCCATCGCCCTGTTCATGGCGGACGCCTTCGAAACCGGCGATGCCGGCTACATCGCCAAAGCCCTGGGTGTGGTGGCGCGGGCCAAGGGCATGACTGAGCTGGCCCATGAAACCGGGCTGTCCCGCGAGCAGCTGTATCGCTCATTCAGCGAAAAAGGCAACCCGACCCTGAAGACCCTGCTGGCGGTGATGCGTGCACTGGGACTGGACATGACGGCGCGGGTGCATGGGGCGTCTTGA
- a CDS encoding type II toxin-antitoxin system RelE/ParE family toxin: protein MIEIKQTATFMEWENRLKDSRARALIAARIFRLANGLAGDVSPVGEGVSELRIHYGPGYRVYFQQRGLQLVILLCGGDKSRQSRDIELAKYLARRWSRS from the coding sequence ATGATCGAGATCAAACAGACCGCGACCTTTATGGAGTGGGAAAACAGGCTCAAGGATTCCAGAGCCAGGGCGTTGATTGCTGCGCGGATTTTTCGCCTGGCCAACGGTCTTGCCGGGGACGTGTCCCCGGTGGGCGAAGGCGTCAGCGAGTTGCGCATCCATTACGGGCCGGGCTACCGGGTTTACTTCCAGCAGCGCGGCTTGCAACTCGTCATCCTGTTGTGCGGCGGCGACAAGAGTCGCCAGAGCCGCGATATCGAACTGGCCAAATACCTGGCCCGTCGTTGGAGCCGATCATGA